A genome region from Sphingomonas anseongensis includes the following:
- a CDS encoding ribose-phosphate pyrophosphokinase — protein sequence MKLLAGNSNPPLARSIADYLELPLTQASVRRFADEEIFVEINENVRGEDVFVIQSTSYPANDNLMELLIMIDALRRASASRITAVLPYFGYARQDRKPGPRTPISAKLVANLITVAGASRVLTMDLHAGQIQGFFDIPTDNLFGSPVIAADIRARFSTDKLTMVSPDVGGVVRARSLAKRLNNAPLAIVDKRRERAGESEVMNIIGDVDGRTCILIDDIVDSAGTLCNAAAALRQQGATDVFAYCTHGVLSGGAAARVGTSELKELVVTDSIWSGEADVKGGKIRRLTVAPLLAEAIKRIADEASVSSLFD from the coding sequence ATGAAATTGCTCGCCGGGAACAGCAACCCGCCGCTGGCCCGCTCGATCGCCGATTATCTCGAGCTGCCGCTGACGCAAGCCAGCGTCCGCCGCTTCGCGGACGAGGAGATTTTCGTCGAGATCAACGAGAATGTCCGCGGCGAGGACGTCTTCGTCATTCAGTCGACCAGCTATCCGGCCAACGACAATCTGATGGAGCTTCTGATCATGATCGACGCGCTTCGCCGCGCGTCTGCTTCGCGGATCACCGCAGTGCTCCCTTATTTCGGCTATGCGCGTCAGGACCGGAAGCCGGGCCCGCGAACCCCGATCTCCGCCAAGCTGGTCGCCAACCTCATCACCGTCGCCGGAGCAAGCCGCGTGCTTACGATGGATCTTCACGCGGGGCAGATCCAGGGCTTCTTCGACATTCCCACCGACAACCTCTTCGGATCGCCGGTGATCGCAGCCGACATCCGCGCGCGCTTCTCGACCGACAAGCTGACGATGGTGTCCCCGGACGTCGGCGGCGTGGTCCGCGCGCGAAGCCTGGCCAAGAGGCTCAACAACGCCCCGCTGGCGATCGTCGACAAGCGCCGTGAGCGCGCCGGCGAATCGGAAGTGATGAACATCATCGGCGACGTTGACGGCCGGACCTGCATCCTGATCGACGACATCGTCGATAGCGCCGGCACCCTGTGCAACGCGGCGGCCGCGTTGAGGCAGCAGGGCGCTACCGACGTCTTCGCTTATTGCACTCACGGAGTGCTCTCCGGAGGCGCGGCCGCGCGCGTCGGAACGTCGGAGCTAAAGGAGCTGGTGGTCACCGATTCGATCTGGAGCGGCGAGGCGGACGTCAAGGGCGGCAAGATCCGCCGGCTGACCGTCGCTCCGCTTCTCGCCGAAGCGATCAAGCGGATCGCCGACGAAGCGAGCGTTTCCAGCCTGTTCGACTGA
- the gltX gene encoding glutamate--tRNA ligase has protein sequence MTVATRFAPSPTGRLHVGNIRTALHNFLFARKNGGEFILRIDDTDRERSTAEFDQSICDDLDWLGLRPDRIVRQSERLDLYEREFVKLKAAGRVYACYETPEELELRRKVLLGRGLPPVYERKPEDSPVPEGRAPHWRFRLNHGDPIQWTDLVRGPQRFDPKLLSDPVIRREDGSWLYLLPSVIDDIDLGITHIVRGEDHVSNSAVQIQMFEALGSAPPHFAHEALLVAAEGKLSKRLGSIGVDQVRDAGLEPMALLSVLARIGTSQPVEAVERLDELASDLDFAHFGRAPAHFDLHEVELLNARFIHSLDFVSVRDRLPPGATEQDWELLRPNLASVSGFADWLPVLHGEIEPVELGHEERAVVREAAAIAAELDWSSEPWKRLTEQVKERTGQKGRALFHPLRAAITGLDSGPEMAGLVERIGKERVVRRLEAAARR, from the coding sequence ATGACCGTTGCCACTCGCTTTGCGCCTTCGCCGACCGGGCGGCTCCACGTCGGCAATATCCGAACTGCGCTCCACAATTTCCTGTTCGCTCGCAAGAATGGCGGCGAGTTCATCCTCCGGATCGACGACACCGATCGCGAGCGATCGACGGCGGAGTTCGACCAGTCCATCTGCGACGATCTCGACTGGCTCGGGCTGCGGCCGGACAGGATCGTCCGCCAGTCGGAGCGGCTTGACCTCTACGAGCGCGAGTTCGTGAAACTGAAGGCCGCGGGTCGCGTCTATGCCTGTTACGAGACTCCGGAGGAGCTGGAGCTTCGCCGCAAGGTGCTCCTCGGCCGCGGCCTCCCGCCAGTCTACGAGCGCAAGCCAGAGGATTCTCCGGTACCGGAGGGCCGCGCGCCGCACTGGCGCTTCCGGCTCAATCATGGCGATCCCATCCAATGGACCGACCTCGTCCGTGGCCCGCAGAGGTTCGATCCCAAGCTGCTGTCCGATCCCGTGATCCGCCGGGAGGACGGGAGCTGGCTGTACCTGCTGCCGAGCGTCATCGACGACATCGACCTCGGCATCACGCACATCGTACGCGGCGAGGATCATGTGTCGAACAGCGCGGTGCAGATCCAGATGTTCGAGGCGCTCGGGAGTGCGCCGCCGCATTTCGCCCACGAGGCGCTGCTGGTGGCTGCAGAGGGCAAATTGTCGAAGCGGCTCGGATCGATCGGTGTCGACCAGGTGCGCGACGCCGGGCTTGAGCCGATGGCCTTGCTGTCGGTGCTCGCCCGGATTGGCACATCGCAGCCGGTCGAAGCGGTCGAGCGGCTGGACGAGCTGGCGAGTGATCTCGACTTCGCGCATTTCGGCCGGGCGCCGGCGCACTTCGACCTTCACGAGGTCGAGCTGCTCAACGCCAGGTTCATTCATTCGCTGGATTTCGTGAGCGTTCGCGATCGCCTCCCGCCCGGTGCGACGGAGCAGGATTGGGAGCTGCTGCGGCCGAACCTCGCGTCGGTCAGCGGTTTCGCGGACTGGTTGCCGGTCCTCCACGGCGAGATCGAGCCCGTCGAACTCGGCCATGAGGAGCGCGCCGTCGTCCGCGAAGCGGCGGCAATCGCGGCCGAGCTCGACTGGTCGTCCGAGCCGTGGAAACGGCTGACTGAGCAGGTGAAGGAGCGGACGGGCCAGAAGGGTCGCGCCCTGTTCCACCCATTGCGCGCTGCGATCACCGGCCTGGACAGCGGACCGGAAATGGCCGGCCTCGTGGAGAGGATCGGCAAGGAGCGCGTCGTCCGCCGCCTCGAAGCAGCCGCAAGGCGTTAA
- a CDS encoding energy transducer TonB, with protein MSVYAPVPAFADHARHPRALALIIAGHAVLLAAVMTAKMEAPFQIFPPTVVKLVPIPKPPPENPQPTKPNPRTSTIDHPTTPIPIPQPREPTVDTSQPTNPTFDPGPIIDPGPPTTTTPPQPVRIGPRFVTPASDVKPPYPPSKLRDGEEAALRLKLTIDERGRVTGVEAVGPADPVFLAAARRHLLAHWRYRPATEGGRPVATSTFVTLRFELAG; from the coding sequence ATGTCCGTTTACGCTCCCGTTCCCGCTTTCGCGGACCACGCACGCCACCCACGCGCCTTGGCGCTGATCATCGCAGGCCATGCCGTCTTGCTGGCCGCAGTGATGACTGCGAAGATGGAAGCTCCGTTCCAGATTTTCCCGCCCACGGTGGTCAAGCTCGTCCCGATCCCCAAGCCGCCGCCCGAAAATCCGCAGCCGACGAAACCGAATCCGCGCACCAGCACCATCGACCACCCGACGACGCCCATTCCGATCCCTCAGCCGCGAGAACCGACGGTCGATACGAGCCAGCCGACCAATCCAACCTTCGATCCGGGACCGATCATCGATCCGGGACCGCCAACGACGACAACGCCGCCGCAGCCTGTAAGGATCGGGCCGCGCTTCGTGACGCCCGCCTCTGACGTCAAGCCGCCCTATCCGCCGAGCAAGCTCCGCGACGGCGAGGAAGCCGCGCTCCGACTCAAGCTGACCATCGACGAGCGCGGGCGGGTGACCGGCGTCGAGGCCGTAGGCCCGGCAGATCCGGTGTTCCTCGCCGCGGCCCGCAGGCACCTGCTTGCCCATTGGCGGTACCGCCCGGCGACCGAAGGCGGGCGCCCCGTCGCGACGTCGACGTTCGTTACCCTGAGGTTCGAGCTGGCGGGCTGA
- a CDS encoding SOS response-associated peptidase family protein: MCNLYRIEKNPDAIRRLFDGVQIPLTFPEGIPNLQPADIHITDKAPVVRWANDHAELVIRRWSWPAPTGKPVFNMRSDGREFPKDRCLVLADGFYEYTKPDDPKQKRKACWLFRPSEGQEFAIAGLLRPNPQVGEAFTLLTGPPGPDVELYHNRQIALLGPNQWRSWLDGSARSLDLLHPTPAGSLDVAAA, translated from the coding sequence ATGTGCAATCTTTACCGGATCGAGAAGAACCCCGACGCGATCCGCCGGTTGTTCGACGGCGTCCAGATCCCGCTGACCTTTCCCGAAGGGATCCCGAACCTTCAGCCGGCGGACATCCACATTACCGACAAGGCGCCCGTCGTCCGCTGGGCGAACGACCATGCGGAGCTTGTCATCCGCCGCTGGTCGTGGCCCGCGCCGACGGGCAAGCCGGTGTTCAACATGCGGTCCGACGGACGCGAATTCCCCAAGGACCGCTGCCTGGTGCTCGCCGACGGCTTCTACGAATATACCAAGCCCGACGACCCCAAGCAGAAGCGCAAGGCCTGCTGGCTGTTCCGCCCAAGCGAGGGGCAGGAGTTCGCAATCGCCGGCCTCCTTCGCCCGAACCCGCAGGTCGGCGAGGCGTTCACGCTTCTGACCGGCCCGCCGGGGCCTGACGTGGAGCTCTACCACAACCGCCAGATCGCGCTCCTTGGACCGAACCAGTGGCGCTCCTGGCTCGACGGGAGCGCCAGGTCGCTCGATCTTCTGCATCCGACGCCCGCCGGGAGCCTCGATGTCGCGGCCGCCTGA
- a CDS encoding NAD+ synthase, translated as MTDRLIIALAQMNQLVGALEANAEAMLEVRRKAAGADLILYPELQLTGYPPEDLVLKPEFVRRTMEATERLVDATSEPGPAMLFGTVIAEDGASYNAMVLANDGKILGRTLKHELPNYGTFDEKRIFAAGPLPSPLEYEGVKIGVPICEDIWWDAACNNLANEGAELLLVPNGSPYELDKDQIRQKMVRARTLGTGLPMVYLNRVGGQDELVFDGSSFVVHPDGEVIVQMADWEEALILTEWRREAGGWCCATKERDELDGYPEDIYHAMMLGLRDYVQRNGFPGVILGLSGGIDSALSAAVAVDALGADKVWGVMMPSKYTSEESLEDARENARMLGCRHDVIPIIPAVQAFDEMLPDLKGVAAENVQARLRMVTLMALSNAEGQMLLTTGNKSEMSVGYATLYGDMAGGYSVLKDAYKTTVFALSKWRNSNKPSGALGPDGPVMPERVITKPPTAELRPGQKDQDTLPPYSVLDPILEGLVDKEMSVKEVALATGSDVALISNIERMLLRAEYKRRQAPPGVKIGARNFGRDRRYPISNFFRTGA; from the coding sequence ATGACCGACAGGCTGATTATTGCCCTCGCTCAGATGAACCAGCTCGTCGGCGCGCTTGAGGCGAATGCCGAGGCGATGCTGGAGGTGCGGCGCAAGGCCGCGGGCGCCGACCTCATCCTGTACCCGGAGCTCCAGCTGACCGGCTATCCGCCCGAGGATTTGGTGCTGAAGCCCGAGTTCGTTCGCCGGACGATGGAAGCGACCGAGCGGCTGGTCGACGCGACGAGCGAACCCGGCCCTGCGATGCTGTTCGGTACCGTGATCGCGGAGGACGGCGCGAGCTACAATGCGATGGTGCTGGCCAACGATGGAAAGATCCTTGGCCGGACGCTGAAGCATGAGCTGCCCAATTACGGCACGTTCGACGAGAAGCGCATCTTCGCTGCGGGGCCTTTGCCCAGCCCGCTCGAATATGAAGGCGTGAAGATCGGAGTCCCCATCTGCGAGGACATCTGGTGGGACGCCGCGTGCAACAACCTTGCAAACGAAGGCGCCGAACTCCTCCTCGTCCCCAACGGCAGCCCCTATGAGCTCGACAAGGACCAGATCCGCCAGAAGATGGTTCGGGCGCGGACTCTCGGGACGGGTCTGCCGATGGTCTATCTCAACCGCGTCGGCGGCCAGGACGAGCTGGTGTTCGACGGCTCGTCGTTCGTCGTCCACCCCGACGGCGAGGTCATCGTACAGATGGCCGATTGGGAAGAGGCGCTAATTCTAACCGAGTGGCGGCGCGAGGCCGGCGGCTGGTGCTGCGCGACGAAGGAGCGGGACGAGCTCGATGGCTATCCCGAGGACATCTACCACGCGATGATGTTGGGCCTTCGCGACTATGTGCAGCGCAACGGCTTTCCCGGCGTCATCCTCGGCCTTTCCGGCGGGATCGACAGCGCACTCTCGGCCGCGGTCGCGGTCGATGCGCTCGGCGCAGACAAGGTGTGGGGCGTGATGATGCCGTCCAAATATACCAGCGAGGAGAGTCTGGAGGACGCGAGGGAGAATGCGCGGATGCTCGGTTGCCGCCATGACGTCATCCCGATTATCCCCGCAGTCCAGGCATTTGACGAAATGTTACCCGACCTGAAGGGGGTCGCGGCGGAGAACGTCCAGGCGCGTCTCCGGATGGTCACGCTGATGGCGCTGTCCAACGCCGAAGGGCAGATGCTTCTGACCACCGGCAACAAGAGCGAGATGAGCGTGGGCTATGCAACGCTCTATGGCGACATGGCCGGCGGCTATTCGGTCCTCAAGGACGCCTACAAGACGACGGTGTTCGCGCTTTCCAAGTGGCGCAACAGCAACAAGCCGAGCGGTGCGCTTGGGCCGGACGGACCGGTGATGCCCGAACGGGTGATCACCAAGCCGCCGACCGCGGAGCTCAGGCCCGGGCAGAAAGACCAGGACACGCTGCCGCCTTATTCGGTCCTCGATCCGATCCTGGAGGGACTGGTCGACAAGGAAATGTCGGTGAAGGAGGTTGCACTGGCGACCGGTTCCGACGTCGCGCTGATTTCGAACATCGAGCGAATGCTCCTTCGCGCTGAATACAAGAGACGACAGGCGCCTCCGGGAGTGAAAATCGGAGCGCGCAATTTTGGCCGCGATCGCCGCTACCCAATAAGCAACTTCTTCAGGACGGGCGCATGA